A part of Camelus bactrianus isolate YW-2024 breed Bactrian camel chromosome 7, ASM4877302v1, whole genome shotgun sequence genomic DNA contains:
- the CRYGN gene encoding gamma-crystallin N isoform X1: MAQRSGKITLYEGKHFTGRKLEVFGDCDNFQDRGFMNRVNSVRVESGAWVCFDHPDFRGQQFVLEHGDYPDFYRWNSHNDHMGSCRPVGMHGEHFRLEVFEGCNFTGQCLEFEDDCPFLQSRGWTQNCVNAVKVYGDGAWVLYEEPNYRGRMYLVERGDFRSFSDWEAHSARVQSLRRVANF, encoded by the exons ATGGCGCAGCGATCGGGGAAG ATCACTCTCTACGAGGGCAAGCACTTCACAGGGCGGAAGCTGGAGGTCTTTGGGGACTGTGACAACTTCCAGGACCGAGGCTTTATGAACCGGGTGAACTCTGTCCGCGTGGAGAGTGGAGCCTGGGTCTGCTTCGACCACCCCGACTTCCGGGGCCAGCAGTTTGTCCTGGAGCATGGCGACTACCCTGACTTTTACCGCTGGAACAGTCACAACGACCACATGGGCTCCTGTCGGCCTGTGGGCATG CACGGGGAGCATTTCCGTCTAGAAGTCTTCGAGGGCTGCAACTTCACCGGCCAGTGCCTGGAGTTCGAGGACGACTGTCCCTTCCTGCAGAGTCGGGGCTGGACCCAGAACTGTGTCAACGCCGTCAAGGTGTACGGGGATGGAGC GTGGGTCCTGTACGAGGAGCCCAACTACCGCGGCCGCATGTACCTAGTGGAGCGGGGTGACTTTCGCAGCTTCTCCGACTGGGAGGCCCACAGCGCGCGCGTCCAGTCCCTCCGCAGGGTGGCCAACTTCTAG
- the CRYGN gene encoding gamma-crystallin N isoform X2, producing MNRVNSVRVESGAWVCFDHPDFRGQQFVLEHGDYPDFYRWNSHNDHMGSCRPVGMHGEHFRLEVFEGCNFTGQCLEFEDDCPFLQSRGWTQNCVNAVKVYGDGAWVLYEEPNYRGRMYLVERGDFRSFSDWEAHSARVQSLRRVANF from the exons ATGAACCGGGTGAACTCTGTCCGCGTGGAGAGTGGAGCCTGGGTCTGCTTCGACCACCCCGACTTCCGGGGCCAGCAGTTTGTCCTGGAGCATGGCGACTACCCTGACTTTTACCGCTGGAACAGTCACAACGACCACATGGGCTCCTGTCGGCCTGTGGGCATG CACGGGGAGCATTTCCGTCTAGAAGTCTTCGAGGGCTGCAACTTCACCGGCCAGTGCCTGGAGTTCGAGGACGACTGTCCCTTCCTGCAGAGTCGGGGCTGGACCCAGAACTGTGTCAACGCCGTCAAGGTGTACGGGGATGGAGC GTGGGTCCTGTACGAGGAGCCCAACTACCGCGGCCGCATGTACCTAGTGGAGCGGGGTGACTTTCGCAGCTTCTCCGACTGGGAGGCCCACAGCGCGCGCGTCCAGTCCCTCCGCAGGGTGGCCAACTTCTAG